The bacterium genome window below encodes:
- a CDS encoding methyltransferase domain-containing protein, translating into MEPIEILEPIVETSGSVLEVGCGDGSLMRALADKTGVFVVGVDPYAHGEGCLTLKGEEIDKLAEKFDLIYSVHSFHHLDSPKEFLLAAERVLAPGGRVVVIDWRYGAETGVPEKYYTHSELSSILDDAEYVEINYWVDGDNQILISAPASRLRIAVACDGDKVSRKTFGRAREFAIFEVVNDKAMLVERRENPIASDNPPGKTWKIIDLLRYCQVFAGGAIGRKGEIRTKLSGRLFIQAEKEESAKELANKIILKLSGGVL; encoded by the coding sequence ATGGAACCTATCGAAATACTTGAACCAATAGTGGAAACCTCTGGCAGCGTTCTTGAGGTTGGCTGTGGTGACGGCTCGTTGATGAGAGCGCTCGCTGATAAAACCGGAGTTTTTGTGGTTGGCGTTGATCCATATGCGCATGGCGAAGGATGCCTAACGCTTAAAGGTGAAGAGATTGATAAGCTTGCCGAAAAATTTGACCTCATATACTCAGTTCATTCATTTCATCATCTCGACTCGCCAAAAGAATTTCTTCTTGCAGCGGAGAGAGTTCTTGCCCCCGGTGGGCGTGTGGTGGTGATAGATTGGAGGTATGGTGCGGAAACTGGCGTTCCTGAGAAATATTACACTCATTCAGAGTTAAGTTCGATCTTAGATGACGCGGAATATGTAGAGATAAACTATTGGGTTGACGGTGATAATCAAATACTTATCTCTGCACCGGCTTCGAGGCTGCGAATAGCTGTTGCCTGCGACGGTGATAAGGTTTCCAGAAAGACTTTCGGAAGAGCGAGGGAGTTCGCCATATTTGAGGTTGTCAACGATAAGGCGATGCTGGTTGAGCGGCGCGAAAATCCTATAGCCTCAGATAATCCACCCGGCAAAACATGGAAAATAATAGATTTGCTAAGGTATTGTCAGGTTTTCGCCGGCGGAGCTATCGGCAGAAAGGGTGAGATTAGAACGAAGCTTTCAGGCAGGCTGTTTATTCAGGCAGAAAAAGAGGAAAGCGCGAAAGAATTAGCCAACAAAATTATTTTAAAACTTTCAGGAGGCGTGTTATGA
- a CDS encoding diaminopimelate epimerase, whose protein sequence is MKIEFVKISGSGNDFVLIDDRESRLADIDIEKLVRYLAKRRIGVGADGVIFLRESDSASIAMRYYNSDGSEAAICGNGLRCAAYFARMLGLPAEISIETGAGVVHANVDGNMVTVSMPDVKLVANNVEIIIDTLPLVFDLFDSGVPHAVTMVEDVETVPVSYWGRIVRWHKEFAPEGANVDFVEVVDDNTVKIRTYERGVEEETLSCGTGAVASAVAAARKGLVKPPVSVLVKLPDTLIVNFEPKLPDAVNVKLKGRVDFVFEGKITLNERNFR, encoded by the coding sequence ATGAAGATAGAGTTCGTTAAAATCTCAGGCTCGGGAAACGATTTCGTTCTTATTGACGATAGAGAATCTCGCCTTGCGGACATTGACATAGAAAAGCTTGTCCGTTATCTCGCCAAGAGGCGGATAGGTGTTGGTGCGGATGGCGTAATATTTTTGCGCGAGTCTGATTCAGCATCCATAGCTATGCGGTATTACAATTCTGACGGTTCTGAAGCTGCTATTTGTGGCAATGGGTTAAGATGTGCTGCGTATTTCGCAAGGATGCTCGGATTACCCGCGGAAATATCCATAGAAACTGGCGCTGGGGTCGTTCATGCCAATGTGGACGGCAACATGGTTACTGTGTCAATGCCCGATGTGAAGCTCGTTGCTAACAATGTAGAAATAATTATTGACACATTGCCGCTCGTTTTCGACCTTTTCGATTCAGGCGTGCCTCACGCGGTGACAATGGTTGAGGATGTGGAGACGGTTCCAGTTTCGTATTGGGGGCGGATAGTTCGATGGCACAAAGAGTTTGCCCCCGAAGGTGCCAATGTTGATTTTGTTGAGGTCGTTGACGACAACACTGTAAAGATTCGAACCTACGAGCGAGGGGTAGAGGAGGAGACTTTATCATGCGGAACGGGTGCTGTCGCCTCTGCTGTGGCTGCTGCACGAAAAGGACTCGTGAAACCTCCCGTTAGTGTCCTTGTGAAGTTACCCGATACGCTTATAGTTAATTTTGAGCCAAAATTACCCGATGCCGTGAATGTTAAGCTTAAGGGTAGAGTCGATTTTGTATTTGAGGGAAAAATCACTTTGAACGAGAGGAATTTTCGATGA